In Vidua chalybeata isolate OUT-0048 chromosome 9, bVidCha1 merged haplotype, whole genome shotgun sequence, a genomic segment contains:
- the ZNF644 gene encoding zinc finger protein 644 isoform X2, with amino-acid sequence MDDLETNTGVTGAKEEEILCDDNFISEEEGGIPKPEESDTSFQKNNTLTLTEELSRDRSEKALSGGQASLFIHTGAPTVSSENFMLSRGTAVNGPVSHSTSTKTSIMNTGSVSLTAGQPGGHLADSCSTLTVVQDLQLPAKSTTQKSNQHQVLFLLPDVAHAKNLTHSIKNLPTSASVGCDSQKTVGNSVDSTLVDQVEVCEDDKNLLLKDDCVDTLTSISSGTGGFRSGCDPSWDPQKEFIQFLMTNEETIEKSPIHCKVGLEKKRKRKMDVSKITRYTEDCFDDTSCIPSKSKLLNVEFLEQNEELQIVEPQKYSLSKVKPESTDEELETVDGIQQLIYSPTSNCAEDTSPVHTSTFLSNTLKNKCEENDSEPPSTFSTDEPSFYPCTKCNVNFREKKHLHRHMMYHLDGNSHFRHLNVPRPYACRECGRTFRDRNSLLKHMIIHQERRQKLMEEIRELKELQDEGRSARLQCPQCVFGTNCPKTFVQHAKTHEKDKRYYCCEECNFMAVTENELECHRGIAHGAVVKCSIIGSDLSQRKTQKKASLKDPYLGSSRKSSTYMCKLCPFATSARSILKKHMAYLHSASCLDPFGSHLRLEKRKGSIIEESLDFRSRTKQLIKHSSTFPKNSALKQDVKRSFGSTSQSSNFAKLHKRPYRIQKARKSVSQSSKLNSAEKKDSYETEDESSWDNVELCDYTTQSVEDESYSDINQEHVNLFPIFKGKMEDNEAGDKSSLGYEQNDGFYFEYYEDGEGSNFLHDLHDPQNLENVGSALPKHNSVFHWTDLSLEKKSCPYCPATFETGVGLSNHVRGHLHRAGLSYEARHVVSPEQIATSDKMQHFKRAGTGTPVKRVRKAIEKSETSSEHTCQLCGGWFDTKIGLSNHVRGHLKRLGKTKWDAHKSPICVLNEMMQNEEKYEKILKALNSRRIIPRPFVAQKFASNDDFLSQNVISLEAYHNGLKTEDISVSASEEEGLSFLNECDETKAVLHDEKRNQSLTLIELLKNKRLGEERNPDISPQKIHNQTARKRFVQKCVLPLNEDSPLMYQPQKMDLTMQSGMPVKLRTCVHCNTTFTSAVSLSNHLRAYARKKSAGLLTGTALDCKQKKSRSRSGSKKKMLPLPHSADEVYILRCRFCGLVFRGPLSVQEDWIKHLQRHIVNANLPRTGAGMVEVTSLLKKPASITETSFSLLMAEAAS; translated from the exons ATGGATGATTTAGAGACAAATACTGGAGTCACTGGTGctaaagaagaagaaatcctaTGTGATGATAATTTTATATCTGAGGAAGAAGGTGGCATTCCCAAACCAGAAGAGAGTGACACGTCATTTCAGAAGAACAACACGTTGACTCTGACTGAGGAGCTATCAAGGGACAGATCTGAAAAAGCCTTAAGTGGAGGCCAGGCTTCTCTGTTTATACACACTGGTGCTCCTACTGTTTCTAGTGAAAACTTTATGTTGTCTAGAGGAACTGCTGTTAATGGACCAGTTTCACACTCCACCTCAACAAAGACTTCCATTATGAATACAGGCAGCGTTTCATTAACCGCTGGACAACCTGGAGGTCATCTCGCAGATTCCTGCTCAACTTTGACAGTGGTTCAAGATCTTCAGCTGCCTGCGAAGAGTACAACACAGAAATCCAATCAGCaccaagttttatttttgttacctGATGTAGCACATGCTAAGAACCTGACTCATTCCATTAAAAATCTACCTACCTCTGCTTCAGTTGGTTGTGATTCACAGAAAACAGTAGGAAATAGTGTAGATAGCACTTTAGTAGACCAAGTAGAAGTTTGTGAGGATGATAAAAATTTACTATTAAAAGATGATTGTGTCGATACGTTAACAAGCATTTCCTCAGGTACAGGTGGCTTCAGATCGGGATGTGATCCCAGCTGGGATCCACAGAAAGAGTTTATACAGTTTCTTATGACTAATGAAGAAACAATAGAGAAGTCTCCCATTCACTGTAAGGTAGGGCTAGAAAAGAAAcgaaaaaggaaaatggatgtTAGTAAAATAACACGCTATACTGAAGACTGTTTTGATGATACCAGTTGTATTCCTAGTAAATCAAAACTATTAAATGTTGAATTCTTAGAGCAGAATGAGGAGCTACAAATAGTAGAACCACAGAAATATTCCTTGAGTAAAGTAAAGCCTGAATCTACAGATGAAGAGCTGGAAACTGTTGATGGTATCCAGCAGCTCATTTATAGTCCCACTAGTAACTGTGCAGAAGATACTTCTCCTGTTCACACTAGCACTTTTCTATCcaatactttaaaaaacaaatgtgaaGAGAATGATTCTGAACCACCATCTACTTTCAGTACTGATGAACCATCGTTTTATCCCTGTACAAAGTGCAATGTGAATTTTAGAGAGAAGAAACATCTGCATAGGCATATGATGTACCATTTAGATGGGAACAGTCATTTCCGGCATCTCAATGTCCCCAGGCCCTATGCCTGTAGGGAATGCGGAAGGACATTTCGAGATCGTAATTCACTTCTTAAACATATGATAATTCACCAGGAAAGAAGGCAGAAACTGATGGAAGAAATCCGTGAGCTGAAAGAACTTCAGGATGAGGGTAGGAGCGCACGGTTACAGTGCCCACAGTGTGTATTTGGTACCAATTGCCCCAAAACATTTGTGCAGCATGCAAAGACCcatgaaaaagataaaagataTTACTGTTGTGAGGAATGCAATTTCATGGCTGTGACAGAAAATGAACTGGAATGCCATCGAGGGATTGCTCATGGAGCAGTAGTCAAATGTTCAATTATTGGTAGTGACTTGTCCCAgagaaaaactcagaaaaaggCATCCTTGAAAGATCCTTATTTAGGATCCTCAAGAAAGTCATCGACGTATATGTGTAAGCTGTGTCCGTTTGCTACTTCAGCtagaagcattttgaaaaaacaCATGGCATATTTGCATTCAGCATCATGCCTTGATCCCTTTGGTAGCCATCTTAGactagagaaaagaaaaggcagtaTAATAGAAGAATCTTTAGATTTTCGTAGCAGGACAAAACAGTTGATCAAACATTCTTCTACTTTTCCAAAgaattctgctttaaaacagGATGTAAAAAGATCATTTGGCTCTACTTCACAATCCAGTAACTTCGCAAAACTTCACAAGAGACCCTACAGGATACAGAAGGCTCGGAAAAGCGTTTCACAGTCATCT AAACTAaactctgctgaaaaaaaagacagctatGAAACGGAGGATGAAAGTTCATGGGATAATGTTGAACTATGTGATTACACTACACAGTCTGTGGAGGATGAATCTTACAGTGATATTAATCAGGAGCATGTAAACCTATTCCCCATATTCAAAGGTAAAATGGAAGATAATGAAGCTGGTGATAAATCTTCACTTGGTTATGAGCAGAATGATGGCTTTTATTTTGAGTATTACGAAGATGGTGAGGGTAGTAACTTCTTGCATGACTTGCATGATCCTCAGAATTTAGAAAATGTAGGATCAGCATTGCCAAAGCATAATTCAGTTTTCCACTGGACTGATTTGTCGCTTGAAAAGAAATCGTGCCCATACTGTCCAGCAACCTTTGAAACAGGTGTTGGCTTGTCCAATCATGTCAGAGGACATCTTCACAGAGCTGGACTAAGCTATGAAGCCCGTCATGTTGTTTCACCAGAACAGATAGCAACAAGTgacaaaatgcagcattttaaaagagcTGGAACAGGGACTCCAGTTAAACGTGTTAGAAAAG caATTGAGAAATCTGAAACTTCCTCCGAGCATACATGTCAGCTCTGTGGTGGCTGGTTCGATACTAAAATTGGATTGTCTAATCATGTGCGAGGACACCTGAAGAGGCTTGGCAAAACCAAGTGGGACGCACACAAGTCTCCCATCTGTGTTCTGAATGAGATGATGCAAAATGAAGAGAAGTATGAAAAAATCCTAAAGGCTTTGAACAGTCGTCGTATTATTCCCAGACCATTTGTTGCTCAGAAATTTGCATCAAATGATGACTTTTTATCTCAGAATGTTATATCTCTTGAAGCATACCATAATGGCTTAAAGACCGAAGATATATCTGTGTCTGCATCGGAGGAAGAAGGGCTGAGTTTCCTAAATGAATGTGATGAAACAAAAGCAGTACTACAcgatgaaaaaagaaatcagtcaCTTACACTGATAGAACTCCTAAAAAACAAGAGGTTAGGAGAAGAAAGGAATCCTGATATTTCCCCTCAAAAGATTCATAATCAAACTGCAAGAAAGAGGTTTGTTCAGAAATGTGTTCTTCCATTAAATGAAGACAGTCCATTGATGTATCAACCACAAAAAATGGACTTGACTATGCAGTCAG GTATGCCTGTGAAGCTTAGAACGTGTGTGCATTGCAATACGACGTTTACAAGTGCTGTTAGCCTGTCCAACCACTTACGCGCTTATGCACGAAAGAAGAGTGCTGGACTTTTGACTGGGACAG CTTTAGACTGTAAGCAAAAGAAGTCAAGGTCAAGATCTggaagcaagaagaaaatgctgCCGTTACCTCATAGTGCTGATGAAGTTTACATACTCAGATGCAG GTTTTGTGGTCTGGTCTTTCGAGGACCTTTGTCTGTTCAAGAAGACTGGATAAAGCACTTGCAGCGACACATTGTCAACGCAAATCTTCCACGGACTGGAGCTGGCATGGTTGAGGTCACATCACTACTTAAAAAGCCTGCTTCAATTActgaaacttcattttctttactgaTGGCAGAAGCAGCATCATag
- the ZNF644 gene encoding zinc finger protein 644 isoform X1: MDDLETNTGVTGAKEEEILCDDNFISEEEGGIPKPEESDTSFQKNNTLTLTEELSRDRSEKALSGGQASLFIHTGAPTVSSENFMLSRGTAVNGPVSHSTSTKTSIMNTGSVSLTAGQPGGHLADSCSTLTVVQDLQLPAKSTTQKSNQHQVLFLLPDVAHAKNLTHSIKNLPTSASVGCDSQKTVGNSVDSTLVDQVEVCEDDKNLLLKDDCVDTLTSISSGTGGFRSGCDPSWDPQKEFIQFLMTNEETIEKSPIHCKVGLEKKRKRKMDVSKITRYTEDCFDDTSCIPSKSKLLNVEFLEQNEELQIVEPQKYSLSKVKPESTDEELETVDGIQQLIYSPTSNCAEDTSPVHTSTFLSNTLKNKCEENDSEPPSTFSTDEPSFYPCTKCNVNFREKKHLHRHMMYHLDGNSHFRHLNVPRPYACRECGRTFRDRNSLLKHMIIHQERRQKLMEEIRELKELQDEGRSARLQCPQCVFGTNCPKTFVQHAKTHEKDKRYYCCEECNFMAVTENELECHRGIAHGAVVKCSIIGSDLSQRKTQKKASLKDPYLGSSRKSSTYMCKLCPFATSARSILKKHMAYLHSASCLDPFGSHLRLEKRKGSIIEESLDFRSRTKQLIKHSSTFPKNSALKQDVKRSFGSTSQSSNFAKLHKRPYRIQKARKSVSQSSVSVCNLNSTNKNFFIRNSIDQKRKYFHQAAKQKASAKKSNYLYRQKYENYRIIKKSSDSYPLHLKKEESKSVSALHLFSSSSNNCFVMDSNSLDCKRAEGCKDHRHVAVKRVVKESKREGSVTGDDLDCYPDFLHKMTVVVLQKLNSAEKKDSYETEDESSWDNVELCDYTTQSVEDESYSDINQEHVNLFPIFKGKMEDNEAGDKSSLGYEQNDGFYFEYYEDGEGSNFLHDLHDPQNLENVGSALPKHNSVFHWTDLSLEKKSCPYCPATFETGVGLSNHVRGHLHRAGLSYEARHVVSPEQIATSDKMQHFKRAGTGTPVKRVRKAIEKSETSSEHTCQLCGGWFDTKIGLSNHVRGHLKRLGKTKWDAHKSPICVLNEMMQNEEKYEKILKALNSRRIIPRPFVAQKFASNDDFLSQNVISLEAYHNGLKTEDISVSASEEEGLSFLNECDETKAVLHDEKRNQSLTLIELLKNKRLGEERNPDISPQKIHNQTARKRFVQKCVLPLNEDSPLMYQPQKMDLTMQSALDCKQKKSRSRSGSKKKMLPLPHSADEVYILRCRFCGLVFRGPLSVQEDWIKHLQRHIVNANLPRTGAGMVEVTSLLKKPASITETSFSLLMAEAAS, encoded by the exons ATGGATGATTTAGAGACAAATACTGGAGTCACTGGTGctaaagaagaagaaatcctaTGTGATGATAATTTTATATCTGAGGAAGAAGGTGGCATTCCCAAACCAGAAGAGAGTGACACGTCATTTCAGAAGAACAACACGTTGACTCTGACTGAGGAGCTATCAAGGGACAGATCTGAAAAAGCCTTAAGTGGAGGCCAGGCTTCTCTGTTTATACACACTGGTGCTCCTACTGTTTCTAGTGAAAACTTTATGTTGTCTAGAGGAACTGCTGTTAATGGACCAGTTTCACACTCCACCTCAACAAAGACTTCCATTATGAATACAGGCAGCGTTTCATTAACCGCTGGACAACCTGGAGGTCATCTCGCAGATTCCTGCTCAACTTTGACAGTGGTTCAAGATCTTCAGCTGCCTGCGAAGAGTACAACACAGAAATCCAATCAGCaccaagttttatttttgttacctGATGTAGCACATGCTAAGAACCTGACTCATTCCATTAAAAATCTACCTACCTCTGCTTCAGTTGGTTGTGATTCACAGAAAACAGTAGGAAATAGTGTAGATAGCACTTTAGTAGACCAAGTAGAAGTTTGTGAGGATGATAAAAATTTACTATTAAAAGATGATTGTGTCGATACGTTAACAAGCATTTCCTCAGGTACAGGTGGCTTCAGATCGGGATGTGATCCCAGCTGGGATCCACAGAAAGAGTTTATACAGTTTCTTATGACTAATGAAGAAACAATAGAGAAGTCTCCCATTCACTGTAAGGTAGGGCTAGAAAAGAAAcgaaaaaggaaaatggatgtTAGTAAAATAACACGCTATACTGAAGACTGTTTTGATGATACCAGTTGTATTCCTAGTAAATCAAAACTATTAAATGTTGAATTCTTAGAGCAGAATGAGGAGCTACAAATAGTAGAACCACAGAAATATTCCTTGAGTAAAGTAAAGCCTGAATCTACAGATGAAGAGCTGGAAACTGTTGATGGTATCCAGCAGCTCATTTATAGTCCCACTAGTAACTGTGCAGAAGATACTTCTCCTGTTCACACTAGCACTTTTCTATCcaatactttaaaaaacaaatgtgaaGAGAATGATTCTGAACCACCATCTACTTTCAGTACTGATGAACCATCGTTTTATCCCTGTACAAAGTGCAATGTGAATTTTAGAGAGAAGAAACATCTGCATAGGCATATGATGTACCATTTAGATGGGAACAGTCATTTCCGGCATCTCAATGTCCCCAGGCCCTATGCCTGTAGGGAATGCGGAAGGACATTTCGAGATCGTAATTCACTTCTTAAACATATGATAATTCACCAGGAAAGAAGGCAGAAACTGATGGAAGAAATCCGTGAGCTGAAAGAACTTCAGGATGAGGGTAGGAGCGCACGGTTACAGTGCCCACAGTGTGTATTTGGTACCAATTGCCCCAAAACATTTGTGCAGCATGCAAAGACCcatgaaaaagataaaagataTTACTGTTGTGAGGAATGCAATTTCATGGCTGTGACAGAAAATGAACTGGAATGCCATCGAGGGATTGCTCATGGAGCAGTAGTCAAATGTTCAATTATTGGTAGTGACTTGTCCCAgagaaaaactcagaaaaaggCATCCTTGAAAGATCCTTATTTAGGATCCTCAAGAAAGTCATCGACGTATATGTGTAAGCTGTGTCCGTTTGCTACTTCAGCtagaagcattttgaaaaaacaCATGGCATATTTGCATTCAGCATCATGCCTTGATCCCTTTGGTAGCCATCTTAGactagagaaaagaaaaggcagtaTAATAGAAGAATCTTTAGATTTTCGTAGCAGGACAAAACAGTTGATCAAACATTCTTCTACTTTTCCAAAgaattctgctttaaaacagGATGTAAAAAGATCATTTGGCTCTACTTCACAATCCAGTAACTTCGCAAAACTTCACAAGAGACCCTACAGGATACAGAAGGCTCGGAAAAGCGTTTCACAGTCATCTGTAAGTGTGTGCAATCTAAATTCTACAAACAAGAacttttttattagaaatagCATTGACCAAAAACgtaaatattttcatcaagcagcaaagcagaaagctAGTGCCAAAAAGAGTAATTATTTATATagacaaaaatatgaaaactacAGGATTATTAAAAAATCTAGTGACTCTTAccctttgcatttaaaaaaggaagagtCCAAATCTGTCAgtgctttgcatttattttcttcatcaaGTAATAATTGTTTTGTCATGGATTCAAATAGCCTTGATTGCAAAAGGGCAGAAGGCTGTAAAGATCATAGGCATGTAGCTGTAAAAAGAGTGGTTAAAGAATCCAAGAGGGAAGGCTCTGTTACAGGAGATGATTTGGATTGCTATCCAGattttctgcataaaatgaCTGTTGTTGTTTTACAGAAACTAaactctgctgaaaaaaaagacagctatGAAACGGAGGATGAAAGTTCATGGGATAATGTTGAACTATGTGATTACACTACACAGTCTGTGGAGGATGAATCTTACAGTGATATTAATCAGGAGCATGTAAACCTATTCCCCATATTCAAAGGTAAAATGGAAGATAATGAAGCTGGTGATAAATCTTCACTTGGTTATGAGCAGAATGATGGCTTTTATTTTGAGTATTACGAAGATGGTGAGGGTAGTAACTTCTTGCATGACTTGCATGATCCTCAGAATTTAGAAAATGTAGGATCAGCATTGCCAAAGCATAATTCAGTTTTCCACTGGACTGATTTGTCGCTTGAAAAGAAATCGTGCCCATACTGTCCAGCAACCTTTGAAACAGGTGTTGGCTTGTCCAATCATGTCAGAGGACATCTTCACAGAGCTGGACTAAGCTATGAAGCCCGTCATGTTGTTTCACCAGAACAGATAGCAACAAGTgacaaaatgcagcattttaaaagagcTGGAACAGGGACTCCAGTTAAACGTGTTAGAAAAG caATTGAGAAATCTGAAACTTCCTCCGAGCATACATGTCAGCTCTGTGGTGGCTGGTTCGATACTAAAATTGGATTGTCTAATCATGTGCGAGGACACCTGAAGAGGCTTGGCAAAACCAAGTGGGACGCACACAAGTCTCCCATCTGTGTTCTGAATGAGATGATGCAAAATGAAGAGAAGTATGAAAAAATCCTAAAGGCTTTGAACAGTCGTCGTATTATTCCCAGACCATTTGTTGCTCAGAAATTTGCATCAAATGATGACTTTTTATCTCAGAATGTTATATCTCTTGAAGCATACCATAATGGCTTAAAGACCGAAGATATATCTGTGTCTGCATCGGAGGAAGAAGGGCTGAGTTTCCTAAATGAATGTGATGAAACAAAAGCAGTACTACAcgatgaaaaaagaaatcagtcaCTTACACTGATAGAACTCCTAAAAAACAAGAGGTTAGGAGAAGAAAGGAATCCTGATATTTCCCCTCAAAAGATTCATAATCAAACTGCAAGAAAGAGGTTTGTTCAGAAATGTGTTCTTCCATTAAATGAAGACAGTCCATTGATGTATCAACCACAAAAAATGGACTTGACTATGCAGTCAG CTTTAGACTGTAAGCAAAAGAAGTCAAGGTCAAGATCTggaagcaagaagaaaatgctgCCGTTACCTCATAGTGCTGATGAAGTTTACATACTCAGATGCAG GTTTTGTGGTCTGGTCTTTCGAGGACCTTTGTCTGTTCAAGAAGACTGGATAAAGCACTTGCAGCGACACATTGTCAACGCAAATCTTCCACGGACTGGAGCTGGCATGGTTGAGGTCACATCACTACTTAAAAAGCCTGCTTCAATTActgaaacttcattttctttactgaTGGCAGAAGCAGCATCATag